The following are from one region of the Methanococcoides methylutens genome:
- the pylS gene encoding pyrrolysine--tRNA(Pyl) ligase, with product MEKQLLDVLVGLNGVWLSRSGLLHGIRDFDITRNHIHIETECGARFTVRNSRSSRSARSLRNNKYRKPCKRCRPSDEQINRFVKKTFKERGQTVSVFSTKKPTPKKPKQAVVKSVSVSTPTPTTTSEAAPATPENKGAKDNNKPEVKYSPSQIERLKTLMAPDDKIPVQGELPEFKDLEKELIQRRRNDLISMYEEDREDRLGKLERTITAFFVERGFLEIKSPIMIPFEYVERMGIDKDDHLYKQIFRVGDNMCLRPMLAPCLYNYLRKLDKVLPDPIRIFEIGPCYRKESDGSRHLEEFTMLNFCQMGSNCTRENLEGIISEFLEHLGIEYQIEADDCMVYGDTIDIMHGDLELSSAVVGPIPLDREWGVNKPWIGAGFGLERLLKVKHDYTNIRRASRSELYYNGINTNL from the coding sequence ATGGAAAAGCAATTACTGGATGTTCTGGTCGGGCTCAACGGAGTCTGGCTATCGCGAAGCGGATTACTTCATGGGATAAGAGACTTTGATATCACAAGGAATCATATTCATATTGAAACCGAGTGTGGGGCACGGTTCACAGTAAGAAATTCCAGATCCAGCCGTTCTGCAAGATCCCTAAGGAACAATAAGTACCGCAAACCTTGCAAGCGCTGTCGTCCAAGTGACGAACAGATCAATCGTTTTGTCAAAAAGACCTTCAAAGAGAGAGGACAGACCGTTAGTGTGTTCTCCACAAAGAAGCCTACTCCCAAGAAGCCAAAACAAGCTGTTGTTAAATCCGTTTCAGTTTCTACACCAACTCCGACGACTACAAGTGAAGCAGCCCCTGCTACACCTGAGAACAAAGGAGCAAAAGACAACAACAAGCCGGAAGTGAAATATTCACCTTCCCAGATCGAGAGGCTGAAGACACTGATGGCGCCTGATGACAAGATCCCGGTGCAGGGAGAATTACCGGAATTCAAGGATCTTGAAAAGGAACTGATCCAAAGAAGGCGCAACGACCTCATATCAATGTATGAAGAGGACAGGGAAGATCGCCTCGGTAAACTTGAAAGGACGATAACCGCTTTCTTCGTGGAAAGAGGTTTCCTTGAGATCAAATCCCCGATAATGATACCATTCGAATATGTCGAAAGAATGGGTATCGATAAGGACGATCATCTCTACAAGCAGATATTCCGTGTAGGAGACAACATGTGCCTGCGACCAATGCTGGCACCCTGCCTGTACAATTACCTGCGCAAGCTGGACAAGGTACTTCCTGACCCCATAAGGATATTCGAGATAGGACCATGCTACCGCAAGGAATCCGATGGCAGCAGACACCTGGAAGAGTTCACGATGCTGAACTTCTGCCAGATGGGATCAAACTGCACAAGGGAAAACCTTGAAGGCATCATCAGCGAGTTCCTCGAGCATCTGGGAATAGAGTATCAAATAGAAGCAGATGACTGCATGGTCTATGGAGACACTATAGACATTATGCATGGTGACCTGGAACTTTCCTCAGCAGTTGTCGGACCTATTCCTCTTGACAGGGAATGGGGAGTCAACAAACCATGGATCGGAGCAGGTTTCGGATTGGAAAGATTGCTTAAGGTAAAGCATGACTACACCAACATACGCCGTGCAAGCAGGTCCGAACTGTACTACAACGGAATCAATACTAATCTGTGA
- the pylB gene encoding methylornithine synthase PylB — protein sequence MDNEDLDNYAEQIIDGSELSDDDIRRLLETQSPDEIEKLHYVARRIRDHFFGNKVFMYSFVYFSTYCKNKCTFCYYRNANEIDRYRLSVEDIRKICQVIKTEDVHMVDLTMGEDPYFHNKPERLAEFVRTVREEVGKPIMISPGVVDNDTLEMLRDNGANFLALYQETYDMELYKQLRVEQSFEGRINSRNHAKRIGYCVEDGILTEVEPDIESTIISLRGLATSNPDMVRVMTFLPQQGTPLEGKEIRDSSSELKIISILRLLYPDKLIPASLDLEGIDGMVHRLNAGANVVTSIISSNSSLEGVVNYDREHAERDRDVKSVIARLKTMGMEPAEQSEFEKLLGR from the coding sequence ATGGATAACGAAGACCTTGACAACTATGCAGAGCAGATCATAGACGGGTCAGAGTTGTCCGATGATGATATCAGGAGACTTCTTGAAACACAAAGCCCTGATGAAATTGAAAAGCTGCACTATGTGGCACGACGTATCAGGGACCATTTCTTCGGAAATAAGGTGTTCATGTACAGCTTTGTGTACTTCTCTACATACTGCAAGAACAAATGCACATTCTGTTATTATCGGAATGCAAATGAAATTGACAGATACCGTCTTAGCGTAGAAGATATCAGGAAGATCTGCCAGGTGATCAAGACAGAAGATGTGCACATGGTCGACCTCACAATGGGAGAAGACCCATACTTCCACAACAAACCTGAACGACTGGCAGAGTTTGTCAGGACCGTGAGGGAAGAGGTCGGAAAGCCGATCATGATATCCCCCGGAGTTGTTGACAACGATACCCTTGAAATGCTCAGGGACAACGGTGCTAATTTCCTTGCCTTGTATCAGGAAACATATGACATGGAACTGTACAAGCAACTAAGGGTCGAGCAATCATTTGAAGGCAGGATCAATTCAAGGAACCATGCTAAAAGGATCGGCTATTGTGTTGAGGACGGCATCCTGACAGAGGTCGAGCCAGACATTGAATCCACGATCATATCATTAAGGGGACTGGCAACATCCAATCCAGACATGGTGCGTGTGATGACATTCCTCCCACAGCAGGGAACACCACTGGAAGGAAAGGAAATAAGGGACAGCTCATCAGAGCTGAAGATCATCTCAATACTCCGCCTGCTCTACCCGGACAAGCTTATTCCAGCATCACTTGACCTTGAAGGGATCGATGGAATGGTTCACAGGCTCAACGCAGGAGCAAACGTGGTCACATCCATAATATCTTCCAACTCATCCCTCGAAGGTGTCGTGAACTACGACAGGGAACATGCCGAGAGGGACAGGGATGTCAAGAGCGTAATCGCCAGACTGAAGACAATGGGCATGGAGCCCGCCGAACAAAGCGAGTTCGAGAAGTTGTTGGGGCGATAG
- the cobD gene encoding threonine-phosphate decarboxylase CobD — protein sequence MNLEDERSLPLKKHIVGLVPASHGGLVRKASQEYGISESDIIDMSASLNPLDSPFDHPEYGLDLSSLFAASKPGMYHYPDNRYLQYKEAAASFLGDGVSAVNIIPGNGSCETIRLVAECMLDTNDTVGIPQPTFDEYEQQCRIMGANIRYFEHEGLMDISDEALDDVKILFVCNPNNPTGKLIPRDDILDLAKRCEANGTLLFVDEAFIELADPLQSVADMAATNDHIFVLRSLTKNFAIPGIRLGFGVASEKMAVALNTARLSWNLGSVPDVVGTALLEMEGGCYSKYLAESRSFIEQERDYLVERLSGIYGFKPLPSTVNYVLVDISELLMDSVELTERLASHGILVRDCSSFYLLDNDFIRIAVRTRDETDHLIRAIGDVLTESGKDYAEEKLKQTIECAASGEPASRNTCEYYPCHFQCQDCTFCFCPFYPCEDPRTGGSWIESTTGSKVWSCEGCTIIHRKEIVQDVLKILMRDIETEDNLKVAWDKIMVPNL from the coding sequence ATGAATCTGGAAGATGAAAGAAGTTTACCTCTCAAAAAACATATCGTGGGTCTTGTGCCTGCATCGCATGGTGGTCTTGTGCGAAAGGCATCACAGGAATACGGGATATCTGAGTCGGATATCATAGATATGAGCGCAAGCCTGAACCCCTTAGACAGCCCATTCGATCATCCGGAATATGGTCTTGACCTGTCTTCTCTCTTTGCCGCTTCGAAGCCGGGGATGTATCACTATCCTGATAACCGTTATCTCCAGTACAAGGAGGCTGCAGCATCCTTTTTGGGTGATGGGGTAAGTGCTGTGAACATTATTCCCGGTAATGGTTCATGCGAGACCATTCGCCTTGTTGCAGAGTGTATGCTTGATACGAACGATACTGTGGGGATACCACAGCCAACATTTGATGAGTATGAGCAGCAGTGCAGGATAATGGGTGCGAACATCCGTTACTTTGAGCACGAAGGGCTGATGGATATCTCAGATGAGGCACTGGATGATGTAAAGATCCTCTTTGTCTGTAATCCTAACAATCCTACGGGCAAATTAATACCAAGGGATGATATCCTTGACCTTGCAAAGCGGTGTGAGGCAAACGGTACTCTTCTGTTCGTCGACGAAGCTTTCATCGAACTTGCTGACCCTTTGCAGAGCGTGGCTGATATGGCTGCGACAAATGATCATATTTTTGTACTTCGTTCTCTAACCAAGAACTTTGCAATCCCTGGCATACGTCTGGGATTTGGTGTTGCATCTGAGAAGATGGCGGTTGCATTGAACACTGCAAGACTTTCCTGGAACCTTGGTTCTGTTCCTGATGTTGTAGGTACTGCCCTTCTGGAGATGGAAGGTGGGTGTTACAGCAAATACCTTGCAGAGTCCCGCAGTTTCATTGAGCAGGAGAGGGACTATCTTGTAGAGCGGCTTTCTGGCATCTATGGCTTTAAACCCCTTCCAAGCACTGTGAACTATGTTCTTGTTGACATCAGTGAACTTCTGATGGATTCAGTGGAACTTACAGAACGGCTTGCATCCCACGGTATCCTTGTAAGGGATTGTAGTTCTTTCTATTTGCTGGATAATGATTTCATAAGGATCGCAGTTCGCACCCGGGACGAGACCGATCATCTGATCCGGGCGATTGGGGATGTTCTGACCGAATCCGGAAAGGATTATGCCGAGGAGAAATTAAAGCAGACCATTGAGTGTGCAGCATCCGGTGAACCTGCATCCAGAAATACCTGTGAATACTATCCATGCCACTTCCAATGTCAGGACTGTACTTTCTGTTTCTGTCCGTTCTATCCATGTGAGGATCCTCGCACAGGGGGTAGCTGGATAGAAAGTACCACTGGCAGCAAGGTCTGGAGTTGTGAGGGTTGTACTATAATCCACAGAAAAGAAATTGTACAGGATGTTCTGAAGATCCTCATGCGTGACATTGAGACCGAGGATAACCTGAAAGTAGCCTGGGATAAAATAATGGTTCCCAATCTTTGA